The region atttcatatctagtagtacctattatctgaaagggaaaggggtacaaAGGGAAAGGGTAAggtggaaaatgatgaaagatatagcagtagcgagggacaatgaaatcgctacagctaaataatagtagcgcgttccgaaaaagcgctgctgatatcgtcaatagtagtagcgcgggtgcaccgcgctactactataagttagctgtagcgccttattagtagcacggtcacccacgctgctgctagcctcaaaactcaCGCTACTACTAGGGTAAGGTGGAAAATGAGAGAATGATGTTGATGCAAAAGTAAAGAAAGCAGGGATGAAGTGAAATAGGATAGGACCAAAAAAGAGTTTTCAATGGACCAGTGGTGTCGGGCTCCTACGGGACGACTGTCCAGCTCCAAACAGCTCAGCGGATGCTCAAGAATAGGAGTTGGAGATTCCCTTACCCAACACCAAAAGGACGGCAGTGCAGAGGATTCACCGACCGAATCCCACTGGCCACTGCGGGATGGAAGCGAGGTGACACAGTTGGGCCGTCCACCCAAACGCGTCGATTATGGCCGGTGCAAGTGTATAATTATTAATTAATCGACACATGCAACTTGACCTTGTACGGTTTCCTCGTGACCTgcatgcagaaaagtagtactcccCCTTCCTAAatctaagtctttttagagattttaataaggGACTACGTACGAAATAGAATGAATGGATctatactttaaaatatgtctatgtacatccatatgtagttcatagtaaaatctttaaaaaaaattatatttaggaacggagggagtattaatctcCACCCAAGTAAAGCGAGCTGGGTAGAGTACAGCACAGTACGTGCCCGACTGCATGTTGAATGAGAGTATATATGTGCATCAATAATGAGACTCGCAATATGTAGTCTTCCGAAAATTTATTCCTCCTCCGTCGGTTCCTCCTTCCAAAAAATCGACTATTCCCTCCGTCtacgtgtgtaagtcaccttacgaaaccaAATATTTCCAAAACACTTAGCCACGGTACATTAACTTTctcctcgtttcttgtttcatGACATATTAACTaataagagatgtgggccgtgcatgctttcaatgacttgagactactaaacatggcatgcagtggttagttcattgcatgcaatgctattaattagcaaaaaaatATTAAGTTCTCTAGTTTTCCCTTCCGCCTTAGTCGCGGTGCATAATGTAAGATTTTTTTATACACGTGGACAGAGGAAGTACCCAAATTGTAAATTCGGATCAACTACGTATCATAGCTATTTGTGATCAATCAATAAAATAAATAATTGCAGAGATCCGGGTTGCCTAGTGCATGCGCTGGCTGTCGGCTAGATTATCAACCTTTGCATCGCATGCTTTCCACAAAGAGAGAATCAACTTCACGCGAGCGAGCCTTCGATGAATCCTTTTGTTTTCATGATCAAGGCCCTTATTCCAATACATGTTACAGAACTTCCAGGAAGTTTGAAATTGATCAGATTGTtccaaaagaaaaaacaaacaatTTTTGCATGCTCTTACTCCTAGTACGTGCGTGCATTGATTATTTCTTGCCTACCAACTCTGTCTCGTCTTCTCCATCGTACGCGCGTACGTCGCACAGCAGCACCAAGGGCAAGTGAATCGATCGAGACAACTCAATCAGTAGCTCCACAGCATAATGTCTCCGGCGCCGTCGTCGTCACCGTCATCGTCTCCGTTCATATTCCAGCCTCCGCCGGTACCCATCCCATCGTAGTAGTAGGAATGCTGGTCCATGTCAACGTACTGCAAGCCGTAGTCGTCGTCATACGGCACCGCCGCGGCATCCTGCATCGTCATCGTCGCCGGGGCGGGCGCGGACGCGGACGCCTGGGCCGCGGCGGGGCACGCGGCCTCGGCGAGCGCGATGGCGGCGGTGCGGATGTCCTCGGGCGTGCAGAGCGTGGCCGGGTCGACTACGAGCAGGGACGCGGAGTCGGCGAAGTTGACGCAGGCACCGCGGCCGCGCAGGGCGAGGGCGGCCACGTCATGGGCGCGCGCGGCGGCCTCCGGGGTGGCGAAGGTGCCGAGCCAGATGCGCGACTTCTTGTTGGGCTCGCGCACCTCGCTCACCCA is a window of Triticum dicoccoides isolate Atlit2015 ecotype Zavitan chromosome 2B, WEW_v2.0, whole genome shotgun sequence DNA encoding:
- the LOC119360170 gene encoding dehydration-responsive element-binding protein 1C-like, encoding MDQTGKGYVTVTSVPPKRPAGRTKTRHPVYRGVRHRAGRWVSEVREPNKKSRIWLGTFATPEAAARAHDVAALALRGRGACVNFADSASLLVVDPATLCTPEDIRTAAIALAEAACPAAAQASASAPAPATMTMQDAAAVPYDDDYGLQYVDMDQHSYYYDGMGTGGGWNMNGDDDGDDDGAGDIMLWSY